In the genome of Oncorhynchus nerka isolate Pitt River linkage group LG27, Oner_Uvic_2.0, whole genome shotgun sequence, the window cccaatggtggaacaaactccctcacgacgccaggacagcggagtcaatcaccaccttccggagacacctgaaaccccacctctttcaggaatacctaggataggataaagtaatccttctcaccccccttaaagatttagatgcactattgtaaagtggctgttccactggatgtcttaaggtgaacgcaccaatttgtaagtcgctctggataagagcgtctgctaaatgacttaaatgtaaatgtattgtaatgtattgtattgtaatgtattgtaatgcattgtattgtattgtaatgtattgtattgtattgtaatgtattgtattgtaatgtattgtaatgtattgtaatgtattgtaatgtattgtaatgtattgtattgtaatgtattgtatagatgcactactgttccactggatgtcataaggtgaatgcaccaatttgtaagtcgctctggataagagcgtctgctaaatgacttaaatgtaaatgtaaacatgctGTAATACTCACCAattcgctctcacacacacactgcatgttcGCACACTCATGTTCACGGAAACAAACAGACGCCTGCAGTGTGAGCACTCACTCTGCCATCCCCTGCTCCATGTTCAGATCTATTCCACCGTCGAGCAGACTCCCATCCTCACCAAACACTGCTTGGGCCATGGCAGACATGGCGCGGTAACTgcccacacacactgccaggGCAAACACCAGCGCAAACTACATGggtgggagaaggagatggaggaaggaagaagagagacagggggaatgagaGCAGGGGAGAAACCAAGAAGAGGAAAGAATAAAGTAGAGAGTTAGTAATCCCCAATCGTCCCCGTTTCAGTTTTACTGCTCAACAGTAGAGGAGCTATCAATGTCAATAACATACAGAGTGAACTCACTCACCCATGTCCAAAACGTTGAAGAGCTATAGAAGACCAAGAGGTTTAACGCAGTGTATATCGCCTAGGAGAGAAACAAGTGTCAGGTGTTGTACTAGTCCCAATTTCCATTCAAAAAGTAACATTGAAAAGGAAGATTGTGTCTTACGTTGGCTCCCAAGATTACTCTGGTGTAGAACTTGAGTGTCGCCTCATTCTCCTCGTAGATTTGCTTCTTGCCTTTAGTCCCGACCTTACCTTTGGGCTGTGTGCATTATAAAAGGTGGGCTGTtagtgtaaatgtaaatgtagtcaaCATTGCATGGACTTCAGAATTAAGATAGCTTACCAGCAATTAACCTACTAGCATCAATTAACCTACTGGCATCAATAGACATGAGACAGGCTGTGTAGGGTTTGTTAACTAACGTTGGCTCAAAGTAATTAGTTGGCTTTGATACACATTCGTTTACCATTCTAATAAATTAATTAGTCGATAGGTACACATAACTGAAGGTGAATTGGTTAATGTGGTGTTATAAAGCATAGGAGACTCGTTATCCTCTGCGGTCAGCTTGTCTGCCCAACCTGAAACATGAGCAGATCAAAGATCAACCTACCGCCATTAGTTCCTCAACCCTGTGCTGCTGCTTTTTTCACGTACGCGAAGTAGGTCCTTTTTTGACATCGACTTGTTCAGTATTGAGCAATTTGGATGGACTGTTATACCAAACACAGGCTTGAAGTTCAACTGTAACAGATCTCAATGAAGGTAACACATCAGCGTTTAAGAATTATACTTCCGGCGCAGGTAAGACGTCACTAATTTAAATGTCTTTGAACTTTGCAAAATGACTTTGTTGCCATCTTGCGTCGTGAATGTGAATGCATTCAACTACAGTGGTTGTGGTTGTCGCACAATTTTTGTAATTTACAAATATAACAACAGGCCGACTCGACCAGAACCATTTTGACAGTCATGCCTGACAATGACTATATagattaaaaataaaacataagCAAATCAACCATATAAACCTGCTTCAAATATGGGGCCATGTAGATGGTGATCATGAGATCAGCTTCAACCATACCAGCAGTGTGCAGTGGAAGAGCAGTTCACTGGGCTCCTTTCCTGAAGAGTTCAGTATTACTGTACTCTGTCCTGTTAGGTTAGGTCTGACTGTTTCGAAAGTGTATTTCCATATATTCACCACTTGAGGTCACCAAACTCATAAGACAATCTTTGAATTGTCACATTTTGATGAAGTCACTATAGTGAGAAAAATAAATGGGACCATCTAAAAGTAGTGTATAAATGTTGTATTTACTCAGATCacgtcatttatttatttttttgcatttCTAATCCCTGAAATCAAAGATTTCCCAAGGGCTCAGGATTTAACCATGTATTCAAAGTCAGACCATTGCAGGGCGCCAGTCATATCAGGAGCGGTTGAAACCTGGAAAACAATGCATAATGAGCAATAAAGTCTAACCTCCTCTAACATTAGGAATTGACCGACTTAATTTTAAGTTAATTTCACCACTGGTATTTTATCACCCCCATTACCTGCATCACTTGGACTGATAGAGGATCCATTTTGATGGAAAAGTTTGACCTGAAAACACAATAAAACATTAAATGCAGGGTGAGGTAGAACTTTTAACACAGTAAACCGTTAATGTACCTCTTGCCAGGGTCCTCGGTAGTTTGGTCAGACTGGGTCGTATCTGCTGTGGACAAATCCTGAGATGCTTGTGTCACGTCTGGCTTCAAAGGGCTCATGGTCATCACAACACACTATTTATTCATCACTATTTTCATCATTTTCTACAGGGTTCCCGTCCATGTCAGTCCCAGCAATAGTTACCAGGGTGAGGTCTGATTGCTCTGGGAGTGGTATAGCAGCACCCTCACTATGCCTTCCAGGGTGGCCTTCATCAGGTTTCATTGGTGCCCATGGTACAAGCACCGCAGCTGGGGTAACCTCTGTCTCgggaggggctggagggagggtAGCTAAcgttcagcccagtccaagctcttctctgtcctggtaccccAATAATGGAACCAGCTTCCACCTGAAGCTACGAcagacagcagagtccctgcccatctcccGAAAACACCTTAAACCCTAGCTCTTcggagtatcttaaataatcccctTCTTCACCTCGAAGATAAATTGTCCTGAACCAACACTTGCACTtgactccccctcccccccataccagcactgactttgctgatagaaAGGTGCGATGGgctgccaaatcaaatcaaatctaattttattggtcacatacagctggttagcagatgttaacgcaaatgtagtgaaatgcttgtgcatctagttccgaccgtgcagtaatatctaacaagtaatctaacaacttCACAACAACTAGtttatacacaagtgtaaaggaaagaataagaatatgtacacataaatatatatatatttattggcaagatgcggcataggcaagatgcagtagatagtatagagtacagtatatacatatgagatgagtaatgtagggtatgtaaacattatataaagtggcattgtttaaagtgactccGTAATCGacgccataatcgacatccacgtcttcggtggattaactgccttgttcaggagaagaacgacagatttttaccttgttagctctgGGATTCTATCCAgccacctttcagttactggcccaacgctctaatcactaggctacttACAGTACTATGCCTGGGATGTGTGGTGATCCcgcctagctatcttaagatgaaagcactaactgtaagttctggataaatgactaaaatgtaattcTAGTGCGGGCAGTTGCACTCTGAGAAGTGTTACCACTGGGGGGGATATGTGGTTGTTGGGGGATTAGTGCTTCTGAAGGCATGGTTGAAACCATGTGGGCCTTACTTCTCATCTTCAGATTGGTCAGGCTTTTTTTTCTTTGAACATAAAagtgtaaaaacaccaggaaatgagctccaagtgattttaatttaagaaatctgttccaaagtattcccatgcATAATAGAGACACGTGATCATATGCTAATGTCAGCTAgctttgaaattattatgttttagtcaaacatcatatctgtttgggcttcttacaGTCAATTTggagtctacaaattatttgaaattataaactgggtggttcgagccctgaatgctgattggctgacagccatggtatatcagactgtataccacaggtatttttactgctctaattacgttggtatccagtttataatagcaataaggcaccttggggggttgtggtatatggccaatataccatgtcTAAGGGCTGTAATCCAGGCACTCCACCtttgcgttgtgcataagaacagcccttagccatcaTATCCTggccatatacagtgcattcagaaagtattcagaccccttcaccttttcaaATTGTGTAATGTTAAAGGCTTattgtaaaatggattaaatacatgtttgtcctcatcaatctacacacaataccgtataatgacaaagcgaaaacatgtttttagaaatgtgtgcaCATTTATTcagaattaaaaacagaaataccttatttacacaagtattcagaccctttgctatgaaactcgaaattgagctcaggtgcatcctgtttccattgaccatccttgagatgttcctacaacttgattggagtccacctgtggtaaacctgtggtaaattcaattgtgaTTGGACctgagagcaaaaaccaagccatgaggttgaaggaattgtccgtagagtccCGAGACAGGATTCTGGGCTCTTCTTGtctcgaggcacagatttggggaagggtacccaaaaatgtctgtagcattgaaggtctgtaagaacacagtggcctccatcattcttaaatggaagaagtttggaaccaccaagactcttcctagaggagGCCGCCCGGCACAAACTGAgtcaatctggggagaagggccttggtcatggcCTTGGCCAAGAAcccggtggtcactctgacagagctccagagttcctctgtggagatggaaaaaccttccagaaggacaaccatctctgcagcactccaccaatcaggcctttatggtatagtggcaagacggaagccactcctcagtaaaaggcacacgagtttttcaaaaaggcacctaaaggactttcagaccatgagaaacaagattctctgatctgatgaaaccaagattgaactctttggcctgaatgccaagtgtcaccttccaaggttcaccttccaacaagacaacgaccctaagcacacagacaagacaatgcaggagtggctttgggacaagcctctgaatgtccttgaatggcccagccagagcccggactttaatctgatcgaacatctctggagagacctgaaaatagctgtgcagcgacgctccccatccaacctgacatagcttgagatgatctgcagagaagaatgagagaaactgcCCAAATGCAGGTGTGACAAACTTGTAGGATCATACCCAAGAGAacccgaggctgtaatcactgccaaaggtgcttcaacaaagtactgagtaaagggtccgaatccttatgtaaatgtgatatttccatttgctattttgaataaatttgctaaaatgtataaaaactgtTTTTAGTTTGTCATTATGAAgtactgtgtgtatattgatgagggttatttttttgggggggttaatccattttagaataaggctgtgacgtaacaaaatgtggaaaacgtgagggggtctgaatactttcccaatgcatgGTACCACacaccctcgggccttattgcttaattaagtcCTAGCTCCCCGATCATCCACTCAAGAAAAAATCAGAATCTAATAGATTATCCCTGCTCTAGGAGCTGAACCACCACTGCCAAATGATGTTTCTCTTCCTGAAAGCTTGTAGTTACAAAATGTTCCTTCATCCTGGGTGAATCCATAGCAACCAGATGGCTTGTGGCAGGTTTCCTTGAATTGAAGCCACTGGACTCACTCATTTTATGATTAAACCCCTAGGAGAGGATCTGTCTACACCATGCTTGAGGAGGCTAACCTGGGCACACCATCTGGTCTCATTGCTCAAGTTAATACTATTCGGTGCTATCACTTTGTGCAGGGAGATGCGTACTTGATTATTTCTGTTGGACTGGTCTACTAGCCTCATACCTTTTGAATGAGTGTAATGAACTTGGAGCATAATTCTTACCTTGTTGGACATCGACAATTTACACAGGTAACAAGTGCTGAACAAAACAACAACCTGGTCTTATTACTCTCTATGTAGatctgagacactccatttagtatgatgttACATTTCGTATTGTGTATTAATTTgcggatgtccatcatccatgtCGTATGatatttgtatgatatgttacaaagtTGCTAAATAtataatatgttacaaatttgcaaaacatACACTATGTTATAAATTATATTTAtttgtggctaatgttagctagatgtctaatgctaacattagctgttataatttatatttatttgtGGCTATTGTTAGCTAGATGTctaatgctaacattagctagctggctaacgttagctaagctaggggttagggttaggagttaggttaaagggttaaggttaggggaagggttagctaaaagggttaaggttagggttaagattatgttaaagggttaggggaagggttagctaacatgctaagtagttgcaaatgatctaaaaagtagtaagtagttgaaaagttgatagttagctaaaatgctaaagttgtacgtgatgagattcaaactcacAACCAAACTCACAAAACGTGTGTTAGATTTATATTTTCATTTGCTTGAAAGTTGTTTTAACTTCAAGAATTGTTCTTGTTTATTTCTGTTGCCATTTTCAAGGCAAATCTATTTTCTCTCAAAGGGAGGAGAGTTTgagttttatttaaaaaatactcTCTTTATGATAGTGAtctattatatattttatattcatcTGACAGATTTGATAAAAGCACATCGGAAGTTGCTATTGGCCAATCCAATCAGATTATCAGGATTAATCTGTTATGTGTTTGCTTTTACAAAAGTAGAACGGAGCACTCCTTTCTAGCTTGCCTGTCTAAAGACAATGCCACCCACCAAAAGGACACTCCTGAAGTGATAACGCATGGACCATGAACTGCTGGTCTGAAGATTGTCAACAGTGACTATAGTGCTGGCCATCCAGTTTTGAACACTTCTGTCTGATGCAGAATCGGATGTGTTCAAGAGAGGATTGTGTAGGGCAGCCCCCAAAGTGACTCTTCTTATTGACTTGTAATAACAAGAATTTCCTCTGTGTTGTCTTAGAAATTGTAGGTCTGATATCTGATGTACAGTAATACTATTGGTCAACAACTCAGATTTGGAATGCAAACAACTCAGATGCTTATAAAAGGGTCCTTGGTTGTCTCTTTCTCGTACGTTCCTGACCTGCACTGGTGAGATACctacactctttctttctctctccaatgAGATATGGGCCATGGCCATTTCTTTCGCTCTCTGACCATGTTTCAAATAATGCCTTGTAATGCTTGTTAATGCTTTGTAACTTAAGCGTATGCCTTTAATAAATGTTACCATTCAATTTACAAAGTAATGAAATACACTTGTATTTAGAATTCCATTCTCAGGCATTTCTTCATTGCCTATTACTGtgactcaactatagtgttcttgCATATATTACTATTTAATTCAGTTAATAGgatttacataccaccacaattAAAAAGCCAAGTCAATAAGAGCATGAATAACATAACCCCTGATTCAATTACATCTTAAACATTGctcagaaagaaaaaaaagtaaaTCCAAAGACAATAAAATAAGTCAGATATATTGCCTTAAAAATCCCTCTAAAATGGTTCAGTATTGTGGAAAATAAACTCTTGCTTCAAGTAAGTGCATCATTTTTCAAAGTGCGTAAGAATGTGGTCTTATATAAAACAGCATGAACGTTGTAGGCTGGATGGAAGAGCTTCTACTAACTAAACCGTTTTGAGGTAATGGACCCAGAAGAACCAGTCAAATACATTTCCCTCTTCACCTAAAATATTAAACCAATTCTAGCCTTTGTGCCAGTCGGTTTCCTCTTCAGCAAACACCTTCTTGTTGACCACAAAAATAGTCTGCACTCAGAAAAAGCACTTGGGATACAAAGACTTTACAGAGAAGGCAGATTTCAGTATTCATAATTACATCATTTCCCAATGATATCTCATTTGCATTACCCTTGAAGCGCTTTAATGGCACTTTTCATAAGGAAATATTCCCCTTTGGACTCATTCCCAGAGAAACCCAGACACTCAACAACACCTGCTCAAGCAGGGAAAGTATGTTTTTTAGAGGACCTTGAGAGCTAGCTACCGTGTTGACTCCATCATGGTTGCAAGGAACCTCAAGTTGAAGCCAATGAAGCTTTGAACGCTTGACCATGTGCTCGGAGAGCGTCTGCATTGCTCTAGAAATTCACCTTTACACTTATTGTTGACCCTCCTTTGTGTTTTCAAAGGAAAGTTTTAGTAGAAAATAGATTGTCATGAAGAAAAAGCACCATCACATTAAATGGCAGTAGCACAACACACTTCACCACCAGTCTCTGGCTGAGTTCCCAATACTCAAACTTCCTCAACACCTTTCCCTCATTACCACTGACAGATGAAAGGACTGGATAGGGGTTCCCTTCACATTGCTCTCATGTGTCATGTCCAGACAGACCAGTGGTGGTACAACCACATCAGTGATTTATTGGGAGGAAAGGATATGATGAAATTAAGCTATTGAGAGACACCATCCCTCATTTCTCTGGGGCCTTCCCCAAGTCATAGATGGCTTTATTCTCCAGGATCTCCACTTTCTCCCCTGCAGGAATCAGTGTGTTGGCCACCATGGCCCTGGTCACTGATTGGATGGGGATGGACATTGCCGTGGGAAACATGGAGGAAATAGGGCCCAGGACCTTCCTGAAAAACCACTCAGTAGGCCGGCTCTCCTGCCTGTCAACCATCAGCACCCTGggaggaaaaacaaaaaaaagagttAGAATTCAGTTGTGAGTTGTTACGATTGAAATAAGTTACTGCAATAAACACAGAATCAAAACATCTGTGTATTTATGCAATGAAACGCAACACTGATCACTGGAGAAATGTGTATATTGCTAATCGTGACATGGGTGTGAGATATTTACCTATGGTCACTATTTGTTTTGCCATGACTGATAAGGTAATGAACAAGAGAGTCATTGCTCCATaggaacatttttaaaaaatatatatattttttttaaacataactAATGCAAACGAGACTTACGCAGGGCGATAGACGGAGAACCTCTCGAAGCCCAACGGTTCAATGTCTGCCTCCACTTGTCCCTGGAGAGGCAAACATTTGCATTTATGAGGCCTTCATTATGAAAGGCTATAATTGAGGTGACTTTACTCTGGTGAACATTTGGTATATTACCTTCACTTTGAGATAGAGAAAACCACTGGTCTTGTCAGCCCCTTTAGAAGACTCTAGGTTGAAGTGTGAGCAGCCTCCTGCCTTGGCGAGCTCCGCTGACTTCAGGACATAGTCATGGTCAACACGGATGAATCCATCCTACAATGACAGAAAGATAAAGAGAAAATGTGTGTACATTAAATCTGCCTTTTACCACGACATGATCCAAGCAGGTTGTGTCTGGTGGGTCGTTCAATGTCAtctcagcaagccatgacacccaccatctcataTTGTTCTGAAATCATTCGTGTAGATAGAAACATAAGATAAGAATTTCTGCATCATTATTTTGATCTCTGAGACATTAAGCTGATTGATTGCACCCGAATTGGCCATTTGAATTTATGGGATTCATATAATAGTATCTCacaatgagtaagacatgaggaaCCTAAAGAAATAGTCAAAAGCCACCAACGGACCCCCCACACCAATCCCAATAACGACTATAAAGTATCAGTTCTGTAAGTCTGAGAAGTAGTATTGAGCTGCGGCTCTGAGTATTGTTTCTTCATTCTATGTAATGTATTCTCAGTGAGTTTTAGTGGTGATTTTCTTTCCCTGTTCTGAGAAATTCGTAATTGAAATTGTTAGATTTATGTCCCATCCTACATCCTGATATTACCAGGTTCTGACCACTGGATGGTGCTGTTCCTGCTATTAGGTGATTAATAGTTCCCCCCCTCAATGTCTcaatgttaaagggatagtttacccaaattacaaaattggATTTTGGTTTTCCATACCCCAGGGCTTCTTAAACTAGGCCTTCGGAACCCCAAGGTattgcacgttttggtttttgccctgacactacacagctgattcaaataatcaactatcATCTTTGATCAATTTAATCAGCTGtttagtgttagggcaaaaaccaaaccgtacaccccttggggtcccgaggacagGAAACACTGCCTTACCCTGTAAGCTTTTTATGGAGTAGGTAATGACAGACAATTTgggtgaactgtccctttaacGTTGGGGGGGGGGACATCACCAAATTCACAGGGAATACACTGTataggatgaagaaacaataaacatactacttgtcagacacagagaactgatactaaactcagcaaaaaaagaaatgccctctcactgtcaactgcgttaattttcagcaaacttaacatgtgtaaatatctgTATGAAcgcaacaagattcaacaacagacaaactgaacaagttccacagacatgtgactaacataaattaaataatgtgtccctgaacacaGGGGGAGGTCAAAATCAGAAGTAatagttagtatctggtgtggccaccagctgccttaagtactgcagtgcatctcctcctcatggactgcaccagatttgccagttcttgctgtgagatgttaccccactcttccacaaaggcacctgcaagtttcaGGACATTTCTggtggggaatggccctagccctcaccctccaatccaacaggtcccagatgtgctcaatgggattgagatccgggctctgtcttgcaggaaatcacacacagaacgagcagaatGGCAGGTGGCATTGTCACGCTGACGGGTCATGTCAGGACTAGCCTGCAGGaagagtaccacatgagggaggagaatgtcttccctgtaacgtacagcattgagattgcctgcaatgacaacaagctcagtccgatgatgctgtgacacaccgccccagaccatgacggaccctccacctccaaatcgatcccgctccagagtacaggcctcggtgtaacgcccattccttcgacgataaacgtgaatccgaccatcacccctgatgagacaaaaccgcgactcgtcagtgaagagcactttttgccagtcctgtctggtccagcgacggtgggtttgtgtccataggcaacgttgttgccggtgatgtctggtgaggacctgccttacaacaggcctagaagccctcagtccagcctctctcagcctattgcgaacagtctgagcactgatagagggattgtgcgttcctggagTAACTCTGGcagctgttgttgccatcctgtacctgtcccgcaggtgtgatgtttggatgtaccaatcctgtgcaggtgttgttacacatggtctgccactgcgaggataatcagctgtccatcctgtctctctgtagcactgtcttaggcgtctcacagtgtggacatctgcagtcctcatgcctccttgcagcatgcctaaggcacgttcatgcagatgatcagggacactgggcatctttcttttggtgtttttcagagtcagtaggtAGCCCTCTTTAgggtcctaagttttcataactgtgaccttaattgcctaccgtctgtaagctgttagtgtcttaacgaccggtCCACAGGTACATGTTCAATGAgccatgaacaattaatgaacaagcatgggaaacagtgtttaaaccctttacaatgaagatctgtgaacctattttgatttttttaaattatctttgaaagacggggtcttctgaaaaagggacgtttctatACTTGTCGTTGGGATGGGATTGGCGTGGGGTGTCCGTGTGTAGCTTTTGACCATTGGATAAATCATTGTGAGAAAAAAAAGTTTGGTCCAAATCGGATGTTAgaggtactatatttattgaatattatatgatTCCTAgaaattaaaatggccaatttggatGCAATAAATTATATTTCAATAAAATAACGTTGCTAATCGAATGCTCATCTCGTCTTTTTCTCAAAACAAAAATGATTTCAGAAAAATCTAAAATGGCAGGTGTCGACATCCTCTTTCTTTTCTAGTGACCCTCATGGTACATGTTCAGCTCTGTATAGTTGTTAGGAATTCCCCATCATATTCATATGAGTACTCATCCAGATACAGTATACACAGGGATCTCTATATAATCAGTGACGTGAACTCACAGCCCCTGCTTTGGCTTTGGTCGTTCCCAGGCAGCAGTAGCCAACATCATGCCCTTGGAATACTGCAGCATAGTCATCCAGTTTCTCAAAGTCCACCACCTCCTGCACctgaaagaggacagagaacaatACGAGGCCAATCTTTAGAATGGAATAAATGGGATGTACCACAAGCTTTGTTGTAGTCTGTGCACACATTTAATGGTATTGATTGTACTTTATTCAAAGCTCATGGTAGGGTGTACGGTGACGCGACAAACATCGGACACTATATGAGAACTTGTGAAAATGATTTGAAAACATAAAATGTGGCAGTTGTTTCCCATGTCTAAAGATCCCAATACTGTAGGTTATGATATTTACGCGATATGAGCCCATACGTAAAGCAAGTGCCATGCAACGAACGTTCAAGTCTGTGGGACAGACCTTTTTGTGAAACCCGCGAACGTGTGTTTTTACTTGCTCTTTGCGATGGGTATTCCTCAACCTATCAGAGTAAGATCGATGTGACATTGTATTGCCGATAAGTATGGGAAAGTCCTGAGGGTGTTTCACGGTCATGGGACGTCTTTTGACTGAAATATAACGTTTTTCCTTCGCTTCTGTTGTCAGATGTTTTCAAAGacactaaaaaaatatatacagcaaGCTGCAGTTCACAAAGTAAAGCTTCACAACTACGTTTTGATGTATGGGTTGTCAGGGATTGGTCCAAGCAGCGCACTCCGTCTCTTCTGTGCCTAGGCTAATTATTTACTGCAGTATATCCTCCCATCACCAGAGCAACTCATTAACACAAAAACTAACATTACAATGTAACCCAACTCAATGGTAGGCGTACCTTAGCTTACTTCTATCTTATTTAACCAGTAGCCTTCTGTGTTATAGCTCAGACTTAGTGAGAAGTGTGCATCTATGCTaggctgtgtgtatctgtgttagACTGTGCTTGATgtgctgtgtgttgtgtgatTGTATGGGGATGCTGAGAAGTGTGTCTCTGCGTTAGGCCCGTGGGTGTCTCTCTTAA includes:
- the tmem208 gene encoding transmembrane protein 208 encodes the protein MAPKGKVGTKGKKQIYEENEATLKFYTRVILGANAIYTALNLLVFYSSSTFWTWFALVFALAVCVGSYRAMSAMAQAVFGEDGSLLDGGIDLNMEQGMAEHLKDVILLTAILQVLSTISSCFWYLWLLAPARAMFLLWVNFLGPWFSAETPGAAPEEVNEKKQRRQERRQMKRF
- the LOC115112044 gene encoding oxidoreductase HTATIP2-like, whose product is MKLLEISWGKALGFFAVLLAVIAAVLQHLENCEQTIYTRMTHDLKTLAEDFRQKNKSCFILGASGETGKELLKEIVERKLFSKITLIGRRQLTFEDKAFENLVQEVVDFEKLDDYAAVFQGHDVGYCCLGTTKAKAGADGFIRVDHDYVLKSAELAKAGGCSHFNLESSKGADKTSGFLYLKVKGQVEADIEPLGFERFSVYRPAVLMVDRQESRPTEWFFRKVLGPISSMFPTAMSIPIQSVTRAMVANTLIPAGEKVEILENKAIYDLGKAPEK